A part of Miscanthus floridulus cultivar M001 chromosome 6, ASM1932011v1, whole genome shotgun sequence genomic DNA contains:
- the LOC136457095 gene encoding receptor-like cytoplasmic kinase 185, whose translation MSCFVCFGSAAQDGEARKPPAAGAGNDAPPDRAVARVGSDKSRSQGGPDSKKDLIIHRDGNSQNIAAQTFTFRELAAATKNFRQDCLLGEGGFGRVYKGRLENGQAVAVKQLDRNGLQGNREFLVEVLMLSLLHHTNLVSLIGYCADGDQRLLVYEFMPLGSLEDHLHDLPPDKEPLDWNTRMKIAAGAAKGLEYLHDKASPPVIYRDFKSSNILLGEGFHPKLSDFGLAKLGPVGDKTHVSTRVMGTYGYCAPEYAMTGQLTVKSDVYSFGVVFLELITGRKAIDNTKVQGEQNLVAWARPLFKDRRKFPKMADPMLQGRFPMRGLYQALAVAAMCLQEQAATRPHIGDVVTALSYLASQAYDPNAPVQHSRSNSSTPRARNPAGWNEDQRSVRSPNNHHSPDPRRRDAARASKYGAEVSRTSSTSDSGRRSGLDDMDLTGSQVGSPAQTGRRREAPRATDRQRAVAEARVWGENSRDRTNGHGSFDSTHE comes from the exons ATGAGCTGCTTCGTCTGCTTCGGGTCGGCGGCGCAGGACGGGGAGGCCAGGAAGCCCCCCGCCGCTGGCGCCGGCAATGACGCCCCGCCGGATCGCGCGGTGGCACGCGTCGGATCAG ATAAATCAAGATCACAGGGTGGACCAGACTCTAAGAAGGATCTAATCATCCATAGGGATGGGAATAGTCAAAATATTGCAGCACAGACTTTCACTTTTCGTGAACTTGCTGCAGCCACTAAGAACTTCAGGCAAGATTGCCTTTTAGGGGAGGGAGGTTTTGGTCGTGTATATAAAGGACGCTTGGAGAATGGGCAG GCTGTTGCTGTGAAGCAACTTGATCGTAATGGTCTCCAAGGAAATAGGGAATTTCTGGTTGAGGTTCTCATGCTCAGTCTCTTACATCACACTAACCTGGTCAGTCTAATTGGATACTGTGCTGATGGTGACCAACGCCTTCTTGTTTATGAGTTTATGCCATTGGGATCACTAGAAGATCATCTGCATG ATCTTCCACCAGATAAAGAACCTCTTGACTGGAACACAAGGATGAAGATAGCTGCAGGTGCAGCTAAGGGCTTAGAGTACCTTCATGACAAGGCAAGCCCTCCAGTTATTTACCGAGATTTTAAGTCATCAAACATTCTTCTTGGAGAAGGATTTCATCCGAAGCTATCAGACTTTGGCCTTGCAAAACTTGGTCCAGTTGGTGACAAGACCCATGTTTCAACACGTGTGATGGGTACATATGGCTACTGTGCCCCAGAATATGCAATGACTGGGCAGCTGACAGTTAAATCGGATGTTTATAGCTTTGGTGTCGTGTTCCTTGAACTCATCACAGGGCGTAAAGCAATTGACAACACCAAGGTCCAGGGGGAGCAAAACCTAGTGGCATGG GCTCGTCCACTGTTCAAGGACCGAAGGAAATTCCCTAAAATGGCTGATCCAATGCTTCAGGGCCGCTTCCCTATGAGGGGTCTATATCAGGCCTTGGCTGTTGCTGCCATGTGCTTGCAAGAGCAAGCTGCTACACGCCCTCACATCGGGGATGTCGTCACTGCTCTCTCATATCTCGCTTCTCAGGCATATGACCCAAATGCCCCTGTTCAACACAGCCGGAGCAATTCATCAACCCCCAGGGCCAGAAACCCTGCTGGATGGAACGAAGACCAGCGCAGTGTGCGCTCGCCTAATAATCATCATTCTCCAGACCCGCGGAGGAGGGATGCGGCCAGGGCATCCAAGTATGGAGCAGAGGTTAGCAGGACTAGCTCTACCAGCGACTCTGGCCGACGATCAGGCCTGGATGACATGGACCTGACCGGGTCGCAAGTGGGAAGTCCAGCTCAGaccggaagaagaagagaagctcCAAGGGCCACTGACAGACAGCGCGCTGTTGCGGAGGCCAGGGTGTGGGGGGAGAATTCAAGGGACCGAACAAATGGCCATGGTAGCTTCGACAGCACACATGAGTGA
- the LOC136457094 gene encoding probable feruloyl esterase A produces MGRRGLLTAALLLCFLAVCSGRELTTKQNPSTTIYNSTLAQILVEYTAAIYTADLTELFTWTCARCGDLIKGFEMIEIIVDVENCLQAYVGFASDINAVVVVFRGTQENSIQNWIEDLLWKQLDLDYPGMPEAMVHRGFYAAYHNTTLRDGVVSGIQKTREAYGDIPIMITGHSMGGAIASFCALDLVVNYGLDGVKLMTFGQPRIGNAAFASYFKTYLPQAIRVTHAHDIVPHLPPYFAFFPQKTYHHFPREVWVHNVGLGTLVYSVEKICDDSGEDPTCCRSVIGNSVRDHIYYLGVSMHAEDWSSCRIVMDYSRLQYQMDLKGNLVLSKQPGLSNDTGFSAQ; encoded by the exons ATGGGGCGCCGCGGGTTGCTCACGGCCGCGCTTCTGCTGTGCTTCCTCGCTGTTTGCTCCGGGAGAG AACTTACGACCAAACAGAACCCTTCCACTACCATATACAACTCGACTCTTGCCCAGATACTTGTGGAGTATACTGCTGCA ATCTATACTGCTGATTTGACAGAATTGTTTACTTGGACATGTGCCAGATGCGGTGACTTGATCAAG GGGTTCGAGATGATAGAGATCATTGTAGATGTCGAGAACTGCTTGCAG GCATATGTTGGTTTTGCCAGTGATATAAATGCCGTCGTTGTTGTTTTTAGAGGAACTCAAGAGAACAG CATCCAGAATTGGATAGAGGACTTGTTATGGAAACAACTGGATCTTGACTACCCTGGCATGCCTGAAGCAATG GTGCACCGAGGGTTTTATGCTGCTTACCACAACACGACACTACGTGATGGAGTAGTCAGTGGTATTCAAAAGACTAGGGAAGCTTACGGAGATATTCCAATCATGATCACGGGGCATTCAATGGGTGGAGCTATTGCTTCATTTTGTGCGCTCGATCTTGTT GTGAACTACGGTTTGGATGGCGTAAAATTGATGACGTTTGGGCAGCCCCGTATTGGCAATGCTGCGTTTGCTTCTTATTTCAAGACATACTTGCCTCAAGCAATTCGAGTTACTCATGCCCACGATATCGTGCCTCACCTGCCACCGTACTTCGCATTCTTCCCACAGAAGACCTACCATCACTTCCCAAGAGAG GTCTGGGTCCATAATGTTGGATTAGGAACCCTAGTGTACTCTGTAGAAAAGATCTGCGACGATTCTGGTGAAGACCCTACATGCTGCAG GTCAGTAATTGGAAACAGCGTGCGTGACCATATATACTATCTTGGCGTCAGCATGCATGCAGAAGACTGGAGCTCCTGCAGAATCGTCATGGACTACAGCAGATTGCAGTATCAGATGGACCTCAAAGGTAATCTCGTATTGTCGAAGCAGCCTGGTTTGTCGAATGACACAGGATTCAGTGCCCAGTGA